A window of Centropristis striata isolate RG_2023a ecotype Rhode Island chromosome 13, C.striata_1.0, whole genome shotgun sequence genomic DNA:
TTTTGTGGGGAATCATACAAACCCATTCATGAGAATGTGTttgcctcagcagcagcaggtctaCTCGAGGTAGCTGACGTAGTCGTCACCAAAGTTAACCATCTGCTTCAGTGCGCTCAGTATCAGAGCATCAGTCACATCGTTGGGATCGACTTCTGAACAGTAGTTCTTCACAAGAAAGATGCAGTTCAGTGGAATCCCCATGAAAAGGTGGCATTTGTCGACCTGAGTGTTAAAGTAACAGCATTTCAGTTACACAGCAAGGTGGTGACCAAAGGAGATTTTTTCATGCTAAAATTCTgaaaactttttaaacattttaatatttaaaatctaaaaaatagtGTCCATGTATCATCTCATCATTCAATTATTCGATTGAATCCGGAAACAAAACACGAATCACTActgaattacattttaaaaaatgctggaAAAGTTAGTCAGACAGATGGACTTTAGTCTGTTTCGAATTAAGGATGTAAATAATATTTGAATTGAGTGATCACATGATACCAAGCACCAATAGAAACCCACCAGTTCCTTCAGGTACTTGCTCTTGTAGACATTCTTCAGATCTCTTTTCGCCTCAGGACAGGCTTCATCCACTTTGGTGATAACAACCAGTTGGGGAATTCCTGTCAAGACAGAAACCTAATCagtattttatgcatttatttgtaACCATAAACCCCAATATGACACCATTAGTCGACAGAGACTAAAATCCTTACCCATGTCACTGGCTGCGAGTCTGACATCTCTTAGCTTCTCCACAACTTCTTTAGCTACTATATTTATTTGGTCGGCAGGAAAGACACAAACCAGGACTTGAACTTTGTCAGCCGGAGTGGGAGATGACCTGTAACCGCTATCACCCTCCATCAACCGCCGTTGGGGATTGAACTACGAAACGATAAAGATTCAGTcaaataatgtcttttttgcaatgcaatttatttttaagtgaaaaTGTGAATTGTGTTTTGTGCAAAATACACGGCCGCCCTGAAGttggaatgaaatattttttttacctctttccatgaaatgattgtgacaatgtgatttattcttgacagataaagtgtatatcttctcaaaattgCATTAGTCAATCTCtaacaaacatatcacaatgaaaatgaaaccaataTTAACAGATTGTGTTTGAAAACAAAttgttccaactttatgggtgaccgtgtagtaaaagataaataaattaaaggcaGCCTGTGGAGGTTTTGCCCTCTAGTGCTATGGAGCACTTTTTCTTTGAGTCTGTCGCTTTTTCAATAAGatttccaacctaaacaacagaaaaggtcttttgtcaataccacccataacaacacatccatccattttcctctgcttatccagggccaggtcgcgggggcagcaggctaagcagggcattccaggcatccctctccccagccacaacgtccagctcctcctgggggaccccgaggcgttcccaggccaggcgagagatatatcTTGTTCTTTGgttcactacccaaagctcatgaccataggtgagggttggaatgtagatggaccggtaaatcgagagctttgccttccggctcagctccttcttcaccacgctccattctaccctcactcgtgaacaagaccccgagatacttgagcTCCTtggcttgaggcagtacctctccccacccagagggggcagtccaccgttttccggcagagaacctgGTCCTGATctgatgaagacaaaagaaccacatcatctgcaaaaagcagagatgcaattctaaggtcaccaaaccgaatcccttcctccccccggctgagccttgagatcctgtccatgaagaccaccaACAGAATctgagacaaggggcaaccctggtggaggccaacacccaccgggaacgtgtttgacgttgtgccgagtatgcggacacagctctcactttgatTATATAGGGACCAGGTAGCtatagcaacgagcccggtatcccatattcccgcagtaccacccacaagactccccgagggatgcgccgtaagccttctccaaatccacaaaacacgtgtagactggatgagcaaactcccatgacccctccagaagtctcggaAGGTAAAGAgttggtccgttgttccacggccaggacggaagccgcattgttccgcctgaatctgaggttggacaatcggccggagcctcctttccagcatcctggagtagactttcctgGGGAGGCtgagtgtgattccacggtaattggaacacaccctccggtccctttttaaaaatgggaaccaccaccccggtctgccactccactggcactgtcccagacctccacgcgacactgaagaggcgtgtcaaccatgacagcccaacagtgtccagagccttcagcatctcagggagaATCTCATCAAACCCTGGCACCTTGCcgccgggcagctttttaactacctcggcgacctctgccagggacactggtgagtcttcccctgagtcttcagactctgcctcctccacagaggacgtgttggctggattaaggagttcctcaaagtgttctttccaccgtctgaggacatccccaggtcgggtcagcaggtctcctcccccgctgaacacagcttgggccaagtcctgctttcccttcctgagccGCCCGAccgttttccagaacctctttgaggccgaccaaaagtcctcctccatggcctccccgaattcctcccctTCCctagtttttgcttcagcgaccgccgcagctgcagccctccTAGCCGAACGGTAACTGTCTACTGCTTCCGGAGACCCCTGAGCCAGCCAAGActgaaaggcctccttcttcagcctgACGGCCTCCGTCACCactggtgtccaccagcaggttctttggttgccgccacgacaggcaccgacgccttcaggccacagctcctaccggccacatcaacaattgaggctttgaacatgttgaacatggcccattctgactccatgtccccagcctcacccgggatgctggagaaattcttccggaagtgtgagttgaagaccctgcagacaggggcctccgctgGACGTTCAGATTCCACCCTCACTACACATTTGgcttgccaggtctgtccagcagtcagttgacagctctgctcctctcttcatccgagtgtccagaacatgcggccgcagatctgatgatACGATGAGGAAATCGATCatctagagtgctctggtaccaggtacacttatgaacaaCTCTATGTTCTAATatggtgttcgttatggacaatTCGTGACTACCACAGAAgcccaataacaaaacaccactcgggttcagataggtcgttcctcccaatcacctcctccaggtaccatcatcatTACCCGGGTGAgtgttgaagtctcccagaagaactatagagtccccaggtggttccccttccaggacaccacccagagactccaagaaggctgGGTACTCCaaactgctgttcggtgcataagcacagacaacagtcagagaccttctcttcgcgacttgcagccgcaaggaggcgaccctctcgttcctcgggaagaactccaacacagcggtgctcagccgggggcttgtgagtatccccaaaCCCGCctggcgcctctcaccctgggcaactccggaaaaggagagagtccagcctctctccaggagtttggttccagagcccacgctatgcGTGGAGGTGAGTCCAACTATCTCTagttggtaacgctccacctcctgcACAAGCTTGGGTTCCTTCCctgccagcgaggtgacgttccacatCCCCAGAGCCGCTGGAGCtgggggtcaggggtcagcacgcccaggtaccctccttcgcctgctgcccgactcacactgcacccgacccctatgccctactctgcgggggTGGGCCAACGAcacatgcagtcatggaaaatattagtagaccacactttttcttcaatttcttgttcattttattgcctggtacaactaaaggtaaatttgttaggacaaatataatgataacaacaaaaatagccgataagaatttaatttaagagctgatatctagacattttccatggttttcttgataatgattatggttattatcaagaaaaccatggaaaatggctagatatcagctcttaaattaaactctgatcagctatttttgttgttatcatatgtgtccaaacaaatgtacttttatttttaccaggcattaaaatgaacaagaaactgaagaaaacaagggtggtctaatcaaatttttctattaaaaaaaagcgCACTTCCTTGTACATACACTTACGGTTCAcggtagtaaaaaaaaaaaaagctgcagttttgttgaatttgtcTGACgtttgttgttgtagtagtaaacatgtaaacaatgcAGAATTCAAACAATTTTACAACTGTTATATGAGTTAGGAAATGCACTCAACACATTTGACTGAATGGAAACATGTCTTTTCTTTGCTGCGtagaaaactccacagggcacCTTTAAATGATCAGAGTTCAGAGAGGATCATACCACATGATTTTCTGCAACATGTCCTTTCAGGGCCAGTTTGACCTCTTCCACATCAACTCCAGTGTTGGTGGCTTTCTCGAATCCCATGATGTCATTGAAAACGACAGAATAAAAGCCACCCGAAGCTTTCTTGAACTTGTACGTTGTGTACTGCAAACAGAAGGTGCAATTATTTACATCATTTTAGCAAATCTACATAGTATGAAaatattgaacaaaaatatcttctttgcttaattttatgcagCTCAGAACCCTCATTGACAAAATACAGGATTAGGaaagtttttagaaataaactttgttcaaaataattaaatgagtGACTTGTTGCTTTGCCCTGCTCTTTCAAACTAGAACACTAAGTGCTCAAAGTTCATTTCTACCTCCAATTTCTATATTCCTTATGTTACTTTGTTCTTCACAAACTTCCACAGGAAATGCATTAATTTGGTCAGTAATACTACAGGTACATCtgtaaaaattagaatatcatgaaaaagttgaacattttttgtcaattatttcagaaagtgaaacttgtatattatatagattcatcacacatagagtgaaataagtttttcttataattttgatgattctgacttagagataatgaaaaaacaaaactcagtgtctcagtaaattagaatattacataagatcaataaaaaaaggatattttaaacacaaatgccaggaaaagtctgttcatttctctccatcaatacttggttgggctccttttgaatcatgaattcaaatcatatcaaatcaactttatgtATAGAGCCCTtaaagacagcgttagctgatacaaagtgctgtacatggcaggacagaccaacaataaaaacaaaacaagcaaaaacaactaaaacaaagcgagtctcatgctgggtaaaaaccaataaataaaagtggattttaaaatgaatctcaattttaaaattagtcttaattttacaattaatcttaattttaaaaaaccacaaagaacaaaaataaacaacccaattcaaaatttacaagaaaaaaatcacaaatttaagagaaaaaatacaaaattatgaaaagaaaatctgaaatttatgagaaaaaaaaatgtagacaaaaaaaattataaatgtacaagaaaaaaatcataaatttacaagaaaaaaatctaaaatttacaagaaaaaaaatctaaaatttaagacaaaaaaatacaaatttacgggggaaaaaatctcaaacttcttcacaatattcttattttctgagacactgagtttagtgttttcatactctctaagccagaatcatcaaaattacaagaaaaacaggcttgagatatttcactctatgtgtaatgaatctatataatgtatgagtttcactttctgaaataactgacaaaaaatattgaactttttcatgacattcaaattttttgagatgtacccgtgtaaaaaaagatacaaaatgaccaaaaatagatgtaaaaatgacccaaaaagacacaaaaatgaccccaaaaaaacccaaaaatgacccaaaaagacacaaaaattactaaaaagagacataaatttaccaaaagagacacaaaataccaactgtggactcacatattcaacttcttcacaatattctaattttctacgacactgagtttagtgttttcattctctctaagccagaatcatcaaaattacaagtaaaaaaggcttgaaatatttcactctatgtgtaatgaatctatataatgtatgagtttcactttctgaaatgattgacaaaaaatattgaactttttcatgatattctaattttttgagatgtacctgtacaatGTCGGGTTTTTTGTATGAAACTTTTAAGAATCATGGAACCTCTTTTAGCTTATTTTCAACACATTCAATAGTTACCTTTGTGGTGAAGCTTCTCCCAGAGATTGCATCTGTCGGAGCTCGACCGGTAACTCTGCCTTGTAAGACAGTGTCCACGGAGTTGACGAAACTGGACTTGCCGGCACCGATTGGTCCATGAAGCAGAATCCTGAGACGACTGATGTCACCGTTTCCAGTTTGGTAGTTTTTCACAAAGGTGAGACTCTGATTTTTGCTGTTTattaacgagaaaaaaaacattagatttgAATACTGTTTTgcctgtattattattaaatgcacAACAGGAACATAgtgattgttttattgttgtcacacacacacacacacacacacacacacacacacacatacacacacatacatacacacacacacacacatacatacacacagacaaacacaccagGCATTTATATGGAattagaacactgacataaatcGCGCACTCGTAATGAGACCCGCGCGATCGCAAATCAAACATCCGCGGGCGCATATTGTTTTTTCGAGCGCTTTCAAATCACTCGCGAGCTATTTTGTATCCTGCATCTATGCTCCCTAGAGCAATGTAGCAGCCTGCGAGGAGGAAAACACGATTTGCACGTGCGCGGGTCCGCTCTCCTCTGCTCGCTCGCGACCATAGACTGTGCTCGCGACACTTTCACCTGCCCGCTCTCTGAGGGGGCGGGCATGCCAAATCACCATTGTACCGAATATGATTGGTTGAGCGACTTCGCTGATTAGACAGCAAGGTACGGCAGCTCCACAAGGACAAACGGGACAAATCTCACAGCCCTGAATGCCTGAAGAACATGGGTTGTGATTTGGCGCTATATATTGCCTTGACTTGAaagtttgcaaaatgtcacacagagcAATGTACTCCAATATGTTTGTCTGAGCGCTGTCTTTTGTTTCCTCCATCGTTGACATTAATCTGATAAAACGCTCTGATTTTTGTAACTTGgatctttttattttgataaaaatgttttgttcacatTCTAGATGTAATTATTTGTCCCTGAAAATTATAaacgtaatttattaaattatttaaaaaaaacttaaacttgCTCAATACATGCTTGGGCATTCATGCAGGAAAAATATAAGCTATTGCCTACATTGACACACTACA
This region includes:
- the LOC131982672 gene encoding interferon-induced protein 44-like codes for the protein MGGSGSKQESPPPPPRKCFDQPWRTLPDKNQSLTFVKNYQTGNGDISRLRILLHGPIGAGKSSFVNSVDTVLQGRVTGRAPTDAISGRSFTTKYTTYKFKKASGGFYSVVFNDIMGFEKATNTGVDVEEVKLALKGHVAENHVFNPQRRLMEGDSGYRSSPTPADKVQVLVCVFPADQINIVAKEVVEKLRDVRLAASDMGIPQLVVITKVDEACPEAKRDLKNVYKSKYLKELVDKCHLFMGIPLNCIFLVKNYCSEVDPNDVTDALILSALKQMVNFGDDYVSYLE